In Gemmatimonadaceae bacterium, the following proteins share a genomic window:
- the murC gene encoding UDP-N-acetylmuramate--L-alanine ligase produces the protein MVPLPADNRPVHFVGIAGAGMSALAELFIRRGYTVTGCDTSVAGAADLARLGVQIIEGHDPSHVEGASEVVVTSAVNRDHPELMRAIALGIPVTRRAEALGRAVAGGELVGVAGTHGKTTTTVMTTEALKSAGLEPTGVAGGRVGAWNGNLSEGSDRLFVVEADEYDRSFLALAPTVAVVTNMEADHLDIYPGGISEIREAFAQFVAGGRTVVLCADDPGARTLPVPNSAEIIRYGTQSPESRLLAGDIVSVDGGTRFGLTYDGKSIGQLQLAVPGQHNVRNALAAVASGIALGVTLEAMSAGLGAFAGVERRFQRLGEVAGVTIIDDYAHHPTEIVATIEAARSAFPDRRLVAAFQPHLYSRTRDFHVEFGNALALADAVYLCDLYPAREKPVAGVSSGLIADVMAGLGKAPAWRGPRAESAAALHASVIDGDVVITIGAGDITRTGPELRSLLELSQG, from the coding sequence ATGGTTCCTTTACCTGCAGACAATCGCCCCGTTCATTTCGTCGGCATCGCCGGCGCTGGAATGAGCGCACTGGCCGAGTTGTTCATTCGTCGCGGCTACACCGTGACCGGTTGCGATACGAGTGTTGCCGGCGCCGCCGATCTTGCAAGACTGGGAGTGCAGATAATCGAGGGTCACGACCCGTCGCACGTCGAGGGAGCGAGCGAAGTGGTTGTCACATCTGCTGTAAACCGGGATCATCCCGAGCTGATGCGCGCTATCGCTCTTGGTATTCCGGTTACGCGGCGGGCGGAGGCGCTGGGACGGGCGGTTGCAGGTGGGGAACTGGTTGGTGTGGCGGGTACGCATGGCAAGACAACCACTACGGTGATGACCACCGAAGCACTCAAGTCTGCCGGACTCGAGCCAACCGGCGTCGCCGGCGGCAGAGTTGGTGCGTGGAACGGGAATCTGAGCGAGGGATCCGACCGGTTATTCGTTGTCGAAGCCGACGAGTACGACAGGTCATTCCTTGCGCTCGCCCCGACGGTCGCGGTTGTGACCAACATGGAAGCCGATCATCTGGACATCTACCCGGGCGGCATCAGCGAGATAAGGGAAGCGTTTGCGCAATTCGTTGCTGGAGGAAGGACAGTCGTGTTGTGTGCGGACGATCCTGGCGCGCGGACTCTTCCGGTGCCGAACAGCGCTGAAATCATCAGATACGGGACGCAGTCGCCCGAGTCGCGCCTGCTGGCCGGCGATATTGTCAGCGTCGACGGCGGTACACGATTTGGATTGACTTATGACGGGAAGTCAATCGGGCAGTTGCAGCTCGCTGTTCCCGGCCAGCACAACGTGCGCAACGCACTTGCTGCTGTTGCGAGTGGCATCGCGCTGGGGGTTACTCTGGAGGCGATGAGCGCGGGGCTGGGGGCGTTTGCCGGCGTCGAGCGCAGGTTTCAGCGCCTTGGCGAGGTTGCCGGCGTGACCATCATTGACGACTACGCGCACCACCCCACCGAAATAGTGGCAACTATCGAAGCGGCCCGGTCGGCGTTCCCCGATCGACGTCTGGTGGCTGCCTTCCAGCCCCACCTGTACAGCCGCACCCGCGACTTCCATGTCGAGTTCGGAAATGCGCTTGCGCTCGCCGATGCCGTGTATCTTTGCGACCTCTATCCGGCACGTGAAAAACCTGTTGCGGGTGTATCGTCGGGCTTGATTGCGGACGTAATGGCCGGTCTCGGGAAGGCGCCGGCGTGGCGGGGACCCCGCGCCGAATCGGCGGCTGCTCTGCATGCATCTGTGATTGACGGAGACGTGGTGATTACGATTGGTGCCGGGGACATCACGCGCACAGGACCAGAGCTCCGCTCGCTTCTCGAGCTTTCGCAGGGATGA
- a CDS encoding FtsQ-type POTRA domain-containing protein — translation MTTPQVSATTPPRMKSKMRLMVIGLLLAVLAPVPWFARRAAARLDFFHVRAVEVRGLRYLKPETVLARLALDTTRSVWDDTAPLTALLMTLPQVGTARISRRLPGTLLVEVNENLPIAFAPGLNGLEPVDSSGLVLPIDPASEGLDLPVANQRDVPLLTLLGAVKAGQPGLYRRISEISRDGREDIILKLALPDGIPVAPPDIAGAANSASGMSTMAAAPAVLRVRAQVGVSVPRLADIFPVETDLRRRKAQIAELDLRYRDQVIARLQ, via the coding sequence ATGACGACTCCGCAGGTATCGGCGACAACGCCTCCACGGATGAAATCGAAAATGCGGCTGATGGTTATTGGACTGCTGCTCGCTGTTCTGGCCCCGGTTCCGTGGTTTGCCCGCCGTGCGGCGGCTCGTCTCGACTTCTTTCATGTGCGCGCGGTGGAAGTCCGGGGGTTGCGCTATCTGAAGCCGGAAACGGTTCTGGCCAGGCTTGCCCTCGACACGACTCGCTCGGTGTGGGATGACACGGCTCCGCTGACTGCGCTGCTGATGACGCTTCCTCAGGTCGGAACAGCGCGAATCAGCAGGAGGCTCCCCGGAACTCTGCTGGTCGAAGTGAACGAGAATCTTCCGATTGCGTTCGCGCCTGGTTTGAACGGACTCGAGCCGGTCGACAGCTCCGGACTTGTCCTGCCAATCGATCCAGCCAGTGAGGGATTGGATCTTCCGGTAGCGAATCAGCGCGACGTGCCGCTGCTGACGCTGCTGGGGGCGGTGAAGGCAGGCCAGCCAGGCCTGTACCGACGGATCAGCGAAATCTCGCGGGACGGGAGAGAAGATATAATTCTCAAGCTCGCATTGCCTGATGGAATTCCCGTCGCCCCTCCGGATATTGCAGGTGCCGCGAATTCAGCGTCGGGGATGTCGACGATGGCCGCAGCGCCCGCGGTGTTGCGGGTGCGTGCGCAAGTGGGGGTGTCCGTGCCGCGGCTGGCCGATATCTTTCCCGTTGAAACCGACCTCCGGCGACGCAAGGCACAAATTGCCGAGCTCGATCTACGCTATCGCGACCAAGTCATCGCAAGGCTTCAATGA
- the ftsA gene encoding cell division protein FtsA: MNQERVIAGLDIGTATTTVVIAEAMGDAHRQTGIKILGVGQARTTGLRRGVVSDIEETTRSIKKAVDDAQRMAGTKIESIYAGIAGEHVRAMTSTGIVAVNGEEISKSDVDRANEVARAQPVPQDRELLHAIPQEYTVDKNQGIRDPIGMIGTRLETEMYLVTIGSSPATNLRKSVERAGYQVRELVLEPLASALAVLTEDEKELGVALVEMGAGTTDVAIFHEGKIRHLATINFGGSNVTNDIVHGIGVTQADAERLKEKFGCAYEPLVNPDDIIQLPSTVAQGERQVPREVLAHIIHQRIDEIFDLVHTEIQQAGYAGRLSGGIVVTGGAAAMEGVTALATDVFGTGVRLGMPAENISGLSDSVEATRYSTVVGLALYGANRVALSGASASGRRRAISSPNVDRFAQRVKLWLQDFF; the protein is encoded by the coding sequence ATGAATCAGGAACGCGTCATCGCCGGGCTCGATATTGGAACGGCAACAACCACTGTCGTTATCGCTGAGGCCATGGGCGATGCGCACCGGCAGACCGGAATCAAGATTCTTGGCGTAGGTCAGGCGCGTACAACCGGGCTTCGGCGTGGCGTCGTGTCCGACATCGAGGAAACCACCCGGTCGATCAAAAAGGCCGTCGACGATGCGCAGCGCATGGCGGGGACCAAAATAGAATCCATCTACGCCGGCATTGCCGGTGAGCACGTGCGCGCGATGACGAGCACGGGCATCGTTGCGGTGAACGGCGAAGAGATCTCCAAGTCTGACGTCGACCGTGCAAATGAGGTTGCCCGCGCGCAGCCTGTTCCGCAGGACCGAGAGCTGCTGCACGCGATTCCGCAGGAATACACCGTCGACAAGAATCAGGGAATACGTGATCCGATCGGCATGATCGGAACCAGGCTCGAGACCGAGATGTATCTCGTAACCATCGGAAGCTCGCCCGCAACGAACCTTCGAAAGTCCGTCGAGCGGGCGGGCTATCAGGTGAGAGAACTCGTCCTGGAGCCGCTGGCCAGTGCGCTGGCAGTTCTGACGGAGGATGAAAAGGAGCTTGGCGTCGCGCTGGTCGAAATGGGGGCGGGGACAACCGACGTTGCGATATTTCACGAAGGAAAAATCCGTCACCTCGCGACTATCAATTTCGGCGGCAGCAATGTCACCAACGATATCGTTCATGGAATTGGTGTGACTCAGGCCGACGCCGAACGATTGAAAGAGAAGTTTGGCTGCGCTTACGAGCCGCTGGTGAATCCTGACGACATCATTCAGCTGCCGAGCACGGTTGCGCAGGGAGAGCGGCAAGTCCCCCGCGAAGTGCTTGCCCACATCATTCACCAGCGGATCGACGAGATCTTCGACCTGGTCCATACCGAAATTCAGCAGGCGGGATACGCCGGAAGACTGAGCGGCGGAATCGTCGTCACGGGTGGAGCGGCAGCAATGGAGGGAGTCACCGCTCTCGCGACCGATGTATTCGGGACGGGTGTGCGGCTCGGGATGCCTGCCGAGAACATCAGCGGCCTGAGTGACTCCGTTGAGGCTACCCGATATTCCACCGTCGTGGGGCTTGCGCTCTACGGCGCCAACAGGGTCGCACTCAGCGGGGCGTCAGCAAGCGGCAGACGGCGGGCAATCTCGTCGCCAAACGTCGACCGGTTCGCCCAGCGTGTGAAGCTCTGGCTGCAGGATTTTTTCTAG
- the ftsZ gene encoding cell division protein FtsZ, giving the protein MNFEFEESASQNARMKVVGVGGGGGNAVNRMIEERLSGVEFISINTDAQALLNSKSDVKIQIGKKLTRGLGAGARPEVGKQAIEENREEVSLVLTNADLVFVTCGMGGGTGTGAAPTVCELAREAGALTVGIVTRPFLFEGRRRLRQAELGIAEMRKHVDTMIVVPNERLLAVVGKGIPFHDALKKADEVLLHATQGISTLITVTGLVNVDFADVRTVMQEGGSALMGTGIGRGENRATDAAQQAIASPLLDNVSVSGATGVLVNITGGDDLTLGDVHQIVEIVKDAVGDDAEIIFGTVNEKAMQGECRVTVIATGFDKGPVAGVSPVVPASTPATSPMRIGTPVIQLPVRGRPTPTQARSAIPPDISRRVTPLAPPASSPEKRDGNGQDFSDMEIPTFIRRQMD; this is encoded by the coding sequence ATGAATTTCGAGTTCGAGGAAAGCGCGTCGCAGAACGCCCGGATGAAAGTGGTTGGCGTCGGCGGCGGGGGCGGCAATGCCGTCAATCGGATGATCGAAGAAAGGTTGTCGGGCGTCGAGTTCATCTCGATCAATACAGATGCCCAGGCGCTGCTCAATTCCAAATCGGACGTCAAGATTCAGATCGGGAAGAAATTGACGCGCGGGCTGGGTGCAGGCGCCCGGCCGGAAGTTGGAAAGCAGGCGATAGAGGAGAACAGGGAAGAAGTGTCCCTCGTTCTTACAAACGCTGACCTGGTTTTTGTAACCTGTGGCATGGGTGGCGGTACGGGCACAGGTGCGGCTCCAACCGTATGCGAGCTTGCCCGCGAGGCTGGCGCGCTCACCGTCGGAATCGTCACCCGTCCGTTTCTTTTTGAGGGACGCAGAAGGCTTCGTCAGGCCGAGCTCGGCATTGCCGAGATGAGAAAGCATGTGGACACGATGATCGTCGTGCCGAACGAGCGGCTCCTTGCTGTTGTTGGCAAAGGGATTCCGTTTCACGACGCTTTGAAGAAAGCCGATGAGGTTCTGCTCCATGCGACACAGGGCATCTCTACGCTCATAACAGTCACTGGTCTGGTGAACGTGGATTTCGCGGATGTACGAACCGTAATGCAGGAAGGCGGTTCGGCGTTGATGGGAACGGGCATCGGGCGAGGCGAGAATCGCGCGACCGATGCGGCCCAGCAAGCCATCGCCAGTCCACTGCTCGACAATGTCTCGGTCTCGGGCGCCACCGGAGTGCTGGTAAACATCACTGGTGGTGACGATCTCACACTCGGCGATGTTCATCAGATTGTTGAGATCGTGAAGGATGCGGTGGGCGACGATGCAGAGATCATTTTCGGAACGGTGAACGAGAAGGCGATGCAGGGCGAGTGTCGCGTGACCGTGATTGCGACCGGCTTCGACAAGGGCCCTGTTGCGGGAGTGTCACCGGTTGTGCCCGCCTCGACACCCGCGACGAGTCCGATGCGGATCGGTACGCCGGTGATTCAGCTTCCCGTTCGCGGAAGGCCCACTCCAACCCAGGCTCGCAGCGCCATCCCTCCGGACATCTCGCGACGCGTTACGCCACTCGCCCCTCCGGCGTCATCCCCAGAGAAGCGGGATGGCAACGGTCAGGATTTCAGCGACATGGAGATCCCGACCTTCATTCGGAGACAGATGGATTGA
- a CDS encoding M23 family metallopeptidase, with protein MTVRIARVITYTFVGLFTLVALRLTPPIASVPDADLLGGFADASAGSGAGRTSAIVPASGLPLARAAPRSLEIAMNPVVVEPSEVLVAPVFVLASSADKVDTLAVGGVIQSSLVNALDAAGGAALPRSARANLAFSLADIFEYRVDMSRDLHEGDKVHVLVERLQKPNGAIIVNKILGARLALSGNEIEAIRFSSRNASGEYFDGSGKSLRASFLRAPVTFRRISSMFGGRRHPVLGVWRRHKGTDYAAAMGTPVRSIGDGVIVFAGRKGGYGNVVDIRHRNGFVSRYGHLRGFSKSTRRGARVLIGTTIGSVGMSGLATGPHLHFEVLVNGVQRDPRIALRMKGGEPIPSRERATFERLRSQTLASFGAAAPVSKRN; from the coding sequence TTGACCGTCCGCATCGCGCGGGTCATCACATACACATTCGTCGGGTTGTTCACGCTGGTCGCGCTGCGCCTTACGCCGCCCATCGCGAGCGTCCCGGACGCGGATCTGCTTGGCGGATTCGCCGATGCGTCCGCCGGTTCCGGCGCCGGGCGTACGAGCGCGATCGTACCGGCGTCGGGTCTCCCGCTCGCACGAGCGGCGCCTCGATCTCTGGAAATTGCCATGAATCCGGTCGTGGTCGAGCCCAGCGAGGTACTTGTCGCTCCGGTGTTCGTGCTGGCGTCGTCCGCCGACAAAGTCGACACCCTTGCGGTGGGGGGAGTAATTCAATCGAGCCTGGTAAACGCTCTCGACGCCGCAGGCGGGGCTGCCCTGCCCCGATCGGCACGGGCGAACCTTGCATTCTCGCTCGCCGACATTTTCGAGTACCGCGTCGACATGAGCCGTGATCTCCACGAAGGCGACAAGGTTCATGTGCTCGTTGAGCGGTTGCAAAAACCGAACGGTGCGATCATCGTCAACAAAATTCTCGGCGCGCGGCTGGCACTTTCAGGCAATGAGATCGAAGCGATTCGTTTTTCGAGTCGGAATGCGAGCGGGGAGTATTTCGACGGATCGGGAAAGTCCTTGCGGGCCTCGTTCCTCCGCGCTCCCGTGACTTTCCGACGCATCTCGAGCATGTTCGGCGGGCGCAGGCACCCGGTACTCGGCGTCTGGCGGCGGCATAAGGGAACCGACTATGCCGCGGCGATGGGAACACCGGTTCGCAGTATTGGAGACGGAGTAATCGTCTTCGCCGGGCGAAAGGGCGGATACGGCAACGTTGTCGACATCAGGCATCGAAACGGCTTCGTCAGTCGTTACGGTCACTTGAGAGGCTTTTCAAAAAGCACGCGTCGAGGGGCGCGGGTTTTAATCGGCACAACGATCGGTTCTGTTGGCATGAGCGGTCTTGCAACTGGTCCCCATCTGCACTTCGAGGTGCTCGTGAACGGCGTTCAGCGCGATCCGCGTATTGCGCTCCGAATGAAGGGTGGGGAACCGATCCCATCCCGCGAGCGCGCCACCTTCGAACGACTGCGCTCACAGACGCTTGCGTCCTTCGGGGCTGCCGCACCAGTGAGCAAGAGAAACTAG
- a CDS encoding MauE/DoxX family redox-associated membrane protein — MNLLSEITAAQWISLGPRIVGATFVWTAVIKAIAPQTFRQHLSSLGWIPDRLLWPAVVGAAAFEAGWGVALILGIAPAIVLPATLVLLVVFSAISWWGVRSGKAADCGCYGGFIHPSIAQSIGLNSAFAALVLAAWFAPMPATPMSLWMVFVAIAATLVTGGLAEFARRYPDKHGHALFDLNPLKVGRKWRHSWSGGATSGNISDEMLVAYLGPDCPYCTKFVTLANAMIQSPRLPRVVGVVGSSRERLNSFIADKGIRFPMATISPSLMGRLAQAVPTAVLVKSGKIDRIWIGNMPADFVDRFRRAFFPDPDPAAAPQTT; from the coding sequence ATGAACCTGCTTTCTGAAATCACCGCCGCCCAGTGGATCTCGCTGGGGCCTCGCATCGTCGGCGCCACATTCGTGTGGACGGCCGTCATCAAGGCGATCGCTCCGCAGACTTTTCGCCAGCATCTGTCCTCGCTTGGCTGGATACCCGACCGTCTCCTCTGGCCCGCCGTTGTCGGCGCCGCAGCGTTCGAGGCGGGCTGGGGCGTTGCATTGATTCTCGGAATTGCCCCTGCCATCGTCCTGCCCGCAACGCTCGTTCTTCTGGTGGTGTTTTCGGCGATCAGCTGGTGGGGAGTGCGCAGCGGCAAGGCGGCCGACTGTGGTTGCTACGGCGGATTCATTCATCCCTCGATTGCGCAGAGCATCGGTCTCAACTCCGCGTTTGCCGCGCTCGTGCTCGCCGCTTGGTTCGCCCCAATGCCGGCGACACCGATGTCTCTCTGGATGGTGTTCGTCGCCATTGCCGCAACACTCGTCACTGGCGGTCTCGCCGAGTTCGCGCGCCGTTACCCCGATAAGCACGGTCACGCGCTGTTCGATCTCAATCCGCTCAAGGTCGGGCGCAAATGGCGGCACTCCTGGTCGGGGGGGGCGACATCCGGAAACATCAGCGACGAGATGCTCGTCGCCTACCTCGGTCCCGATTGCCCGTACTGCACCAAATTCGTGACCCTCGCTAACGCGATGATTCAGTCGCCGCGGCTGCCGCGCGTAGTTGGAGTGGTCGGATCGTCGAGGGAACGGCTCAACTCGTTCATTGCCGACAAGGGGATCAGATTTCCGATGGCAACGATATCGCCCTCTCTGATGGGGCGTCTCGCACAAGCGGTGCCGACAGCGGTGCTTGTAAAGTCCGGAAAGATCGACCGGATCTGGATTGGAAACATGCCAGCCGATTTCGTTGACCGCTTCCGGCGCGCCTTCTTTCCCGACCCCGATCCGGCGGCCGCCCCACAAACTACCTGA
- the ftsY gene encoding signal recognition particle-docking protein FtsY, which translates to MPRILRRDGDLPVRSLWQRVKDIALTDVSVLARGGVSEGSLEKLEEVLIEADFGVATSMRLVEDVRLQALRGTIRTQSDFLATLEEGVATALGADTDDAAVVFAAKPPTVILVIGVNGAGKTTFIGKLAALMQVRGKRTLVGAADTFRAGAVDQLRMWAERSGADFLGAVQGTDPASVAFSAIDAAITRGMDVVIIDTAGRLHTSAGLMEELRKIHRVIGKRIPGAPHETLLVLDATIGQNALAQARTFAASVPITGIVMTKLDGTARGGIVLAVREALNVPVKFIGTGETMADIEPFNPVAFANELVEG; encoded by the coding sequence ATGCCTCGAATCCTCCGCCGCGATGGTGATCTACCCGTACGGTCGCTCTGGCAGCGCGTAAAAGATATCGCGCTCACCGATGTGAGCGTGCTCGCCCGCGGAGGAGTCAGCGAAGGGTCGCTCGAGAAGCTGGAAGAAGTTCTGATCGAGGCAGATTTCGGTGTTGCCACGAGTATGCGCCTGGTTGAAGATGTGCGACTTCAGGCACTGCGTGGAACGATAAGAACGCAGAGCGATTTCCTCGCCACGCTCGAGGAAGGTGTCGCGACGGCCCTCGGAGCTGACACCGATGACGCCGCAGTGGTTTTTGCCGCCAAGCCGCCAACGGTGATACTGGTCATTGGAGTGAACGGCGCTGGGAAGACGACCTTCATTGGCAAGCTTGCTGCTCTCATGCAGGTCCGCGGAAAACGCACGCTTGTCGGTGCGGCGGACACATTTCGTGCTGGCGCAGTTGACCAGCTGCGCATGTGGGCCGAACGAAGCGGCGCCGATTTTCTTGGCGCAGTGCAGGGAACCGATCCGGCTTCCGTGGCATTCAGCGCGATCGACGCCGCCATTACGCGTGGAATGGACGTGGTCATCATCGACACTGCCGGCCGATTGCATACGAGCGCCGGTCTGATGGAGGAGCTCAGAAAAATCCATCGCGTTATCGGCAAACGCATCCCCGGCGCGCCACACGAAACCTTGCTCGTACTCGATGCAACGATTGGGCAGAATGCTCTCGCGCAGGCCCGCACGTTTGCCGCATCGGTACCGATTACTGGAATCGTGATGACCAAGCTGGATGGCACCGCCCGCGGAGGAATCGTTCTCGCGGTGCGCGAAGCGCTGAACGTCCCCGTCAAGTTCATCGGTACGGGCGAAACAATGGCGGACATCGAGCCATTCAATCCGGTCGCGTTCGCCAACGAGCTGGTCGAGGGGTAA